From Campylobacteraceae bacterium, the proteins below share one genomic window:
- a CDS encoding tyrosine-type recombinase/integrase, which translates to MRYEIDFLNTFDKTFLFWIQNFIRSKLTTLSNRQVNDKDVFQKILKTLSQELNSMEELKTLAKQARSIGLIGINTYINPVEKLYYEFIKLGFASMKEIDEEFIIDFLAVHTSSLSDASKKNYRMAIIALFKYIDKQNQDQNENSYVYNIELKNWAGLGGTRGSKLPTFMHDAEIKRFLEAVETTPFKPYSLAKNRLLIKIILYTGMRVSEALGIKRKDMYLENQYYVIKISGKGNKQRIAMIHEKYIQKDLNEYQEYQDGSALLFISRTGKALTQPYVSYIMDKILLQAGIRKDKNGAHMLRHTFATRLYKKNKDLILVQEALGHADLNTSRIYTHFDQDRLKAATSVMDDL; encoded by the coding sequence ATGAGATATGAAATAGATTTTTTGAACACTTTTGATAAAACCTTCCTTTTCTGGATACAAAACTTTATACGTTCTAAATTAACCACCTTATCAAACAGGCAAGTTAACGATAAAGATGTATTTCAAAAAATACTCAAAACCTTAAGTCAAGAACTAAATTCTATGGAAGAATTAAAAACACTTGCAAAACAAGCTAGAAGCATTGGACTAATTGGTATCAATACTTATATTAATCCTGTTGAGAAACTTTATTATGAATTTATTAAGTTAGGCTTTGCTTCTATGAAAGAAATTGATGAAGAATTTATTATTGATTTTTTAGCGGTTCATACGTCTTCTTTATCTGATGCCAGTAAAAAAAACTACCGTATGGCGATTATTGCATTGTTTAAATATATTGATAAACAAAACCAAGATCAGAATGAAAACTCTTATGTTTATAATATTGAGCTGAAGAATTGGGCAGGTTTAGGAGGTACACGAGGTTCAAAACTTCCTACGTTTATGCACGATGCAGAGATAAAACGCTTCTTGGAGGCTGTGGAGACAACACCTTTTAAGCCCTATTCTCTTGCAAAAAACAGGTTATTGATAAAAATCATTTTATACACAGGAATGAGAGTATCAGAAGCACTTGGAATCAAAAGAAAAGACATGTATTTAGAAAATCAATATTATGTTATAAAAATCTCTGGGAAAGGAAATAAACAAAGAATTGCAATGATTCATGAAAAATACATACAAAAAGATTTAAATGAATACCAAGAATATCAAGACGGTTCTGCTTTACTTTTTATTTCAAGAACAGGAAAAGCTTTAACACAACCTTATGTCTCGTATATAATGGATAAAATTCTTTTGCAAGCAGGAATTAGAAAAGACAAAAATGGCGCTCATATGTTAAGGCATACTTTTGCAACACGTTTATATAAAAAAAATAAAGATTTGATTTTAGTTCAAGAAGCATTGGGACATGCTGATT
- a CDS encoding M3 family metallopeptidase, with product MFKEFNLDNLENSKDTLKIYIEESKNKIEALLEIPNKDYNNFVKPYQEVGENLNEFITPIFHIDSVKNSELTQKVYEECLPLISIYETELSQNDSIYRAIKDIQDKYKTSLNDIQNKVLENEIKDFKLSGSHLNQEKKDILKELNLKLSTLSQKFSQNLLDATNAYELIIEEEDAVKEIPKSDLELARFEEEGKTKYKFTLQMPSYIAYITYGTSRVYREEIYKAYCTRAPQNAKIIEEILALKNEKVTILGFSSYSAYSLMSKMATSEEEVISFLEELGEKAIGSASKELDEIRELALKDGLKDIQTYDLAYYSEILKKEKYDIDEEYYRPYFEQDSVLKGFFNFLNKIFEVEFKEVKEKAWDDKVKVYDLYENNILSSRIYIDLEARKDKRGGAWMNNWHTHYIDAKGKKHLPTAYIVCNFPTSTETTKSLLRHSDVVTLFHEMGHALHHLLSRVEEPYVSGISGVTWDTVEFPSQFLEYFSYDKEVLKLFAFHHETKEVLSDEAIDKIIKAKNFQSSLATIRQVEFALFDFKMYQKAGLNEQETQDLLDSLRKKYSTLLPPSYNKFQNGFAHIFAGGYSAGYYSYKWAEVLSADAFYMFIDSKKILNKELALKYKENILQKGGSIDMDKLFFNLTNRTPNVDSLLKIDGIIS from the coding sequence ATGTTTAAAGAATTTAATTTAGATAATTTAGAAAACTCAAAAGATACATTAAAAATATATATAGAAGAATCAAAAAATAAAATTGAAGCACTTTTAGAAATACCAAATAAAGACTATAACAATTTTGTAAAACCATATCAAGAAGTAGGGGAGAACTTAAATGAATTTATTACACCCATTTTTCATATTGACTCTGTTAAAAATTCTGAATTAACACAAAAAGTTTATGAAGAATGTCTTCCACTTATATCTATTTATGAAACTGAGCTAAGTCAAAATGACAGTATTTATAGAGCTATAAAAGATATACAGGATAAGTATAAAACCTCTTTAAATGATATACAAAATAAAGTTCTTGAAAATGAAATAAAAGATTTTAAACTAAGTGGTTCTCATTTAAATCAAGAAAAGAAAGATATTTTAAAAGAATTAAATTTAAAACTTTCTACTCTCTCTCAAAAGTTTTCACAAAATTTATTGGATGCAACAAATGCTTATGAATTAATTATTGAAGAAGAAGATGCAGTAAAAGAAATTCCTAAATCAGATTTGGAATTGGCACGTTTTGAAGAAGAAGGAAAAACAAAATATAAATTCACTTTACAAATGCCTTCATATATTGCGTATATTACTTATGGTACATCTAGAGTTTACAGAGAAGAAATATACAAAGCGTATTGCACAAGAGCACCACAAAATGCAAAAATAATTGAAGAGATTTTGGCACTAAAAAATGAAAAAGTTACTATTCTTGGTTTTTCTTCTTATTCTGCCTATTCATTAATGAGCAAAATGGCCACAAGTGAAGAGGAAGTTATTTCATTTTTAGAGGAACTTGGTGAAAAAGCTATAGGTTCTGCCTCAAAAGAATTAGATGAAATAAGAGAACTTGCATTAAAAGATGGGCTTAAAGATATACAAACTTATGATCTTGCCTATTATTCAGAAATACTAAAAAAAGAAAAATATGATATTGATGAAGAATATTACAGACCCTATTTTGAACAAGACTCTGTTTTAAAAGGCTTTTTTAACTTTTTAAACAAAATTTTTGAAGTAGAGTTCAAAGAAGTCAAAGAAAAAGCTTGGGACGATAAAGTAAAAGTTTATGACTTATATGAAAACAATATTCTCTCTTCTCGTATATATATTGATTTAGAAGCTAGGAAGGACAAAAGAGGGGGTGCATGGATGAATAACTGGCATACTCATTATATTGATGCCAAGGGCAAAAAACACCTTCCTACGGCTTATATTGTTTGTAATTTTCCTACTTCTACTGAAACTACAAAATCTCTTTTAAGACACAGTGATGTTGTAACCTTATTTCATGAAATGGGACATGCTTTACATCACTTATTATCTCGTGTTGAAGAACCTTATGTATCAGGGATATCGGGGGTTACTTGGGATACAGTAGAATTCCCTTCTCAGTTTTTGGAGTATTTTTCTTACGATAAAGAAGTATTAAAACTTTTTGCTTTTCATCATGAAACAAAAGAAGTATTAAGCGATGAAGCCATTGATAAAATAATAAAAGCAAAAAACTTTCAAAGCTCACTTGCTACAATTAGGCAAGTAGAATTTGCATTATTTGATTTTAAGATGTATCAAAAAGCTGGTTTAAATGAGCAAGAAACGCAAGATTTACTTGATTCATTACGAAAAAAGTACTCCACTTTATTGCCACCTTCATATAATAAATTTCAAAATGGTTTTGCACATATCTTTGCAGGTGGTTATTCGGCTGGTTATTATTCCTATAAATGGGCAGAAGTTTTAAGTGCAGATGCTTTTTATATGTTTATAGATTCCAAAAAAATTCTTAATAAAGAATTGGCTTTAAAATACAAAGAAAATATTTTGCAAAAGGGTGGTTCAATTGATATGGACAAACTATTTTTTAATTTAACAAATAGGACTCCAAATGTTGATTCTCTTTTGAAAATTGATGGTATTATTAGTTAA
- the prmC gene encoding peptide chain release factor N(5)-glutamine methyltransferase has product MTIKNTVKEYAKHLVNITHIPAKEVEILILHLLSKNIIWLHLNYNEEFSKEKELKELVEKRKKNFPLEYLTNKASFYGEQFHVQEGVLIPRPETELLIEKVLPILEKIANPKIIEIGVGSGIISVMLARLIPNISIIAVDINDKALELAKKNAKYHEVEHKITFLHSNLFENIKEDTYDMVVSNPPYIKNNFDLEKNVRYEPSNALFGGEEGDELLKKIIIATKNRNIQYLACEMGYDQEKPLRSFINKFEYKKLEFYKDYENFDRGFTLSFKK; this is encoded by the coding sequence TAGTAAATATCACCCATATACCAGCAAAAGAAGTTGAAATATTAATACTGCATCTTCTTTCTAAAAATATTATTTGGTTGCATTTAAATTATAATGAAGAATTTTCAAAAGAAAAAGAGTTAAAAGAATTGGTAGAAAAAAGAAAAAAGAATTTTCCACTTGAATACCTTACGAACAAGGCTTCTTTTTATGGAGAACAATTTCATGTGCAAGAGGGTGTTTTAATACCCAGACCAGAAACAGAACTATTAATTGAGAAAGTACTTCCTATTTTAGAAAAAATAGCCAATCCCAAAATAATTGAGATAGGTGTTGGTTCTGGAATAATTTCAGTGATGTTAGCACGTTTAATTCCAAATATTTCTATTATTGCAGTAGATATTAATGATAAAGCATTGGAACTTGCAAAAAAGAATGCTAAGTATCATGAAGTTGAGCATAAAATTACATTTTTACACTCAAATCTATTTGAAAATATCAAAGAAGATACTTATGATATGGTGGTTTCAAATCCTCCTTATATCAAAAATAATTTTGATTTAGAAAAAAATGTAAGATATGAACCATCTAATGCACTATTTGGAGGAGAAGAGGGAGATGAACTTCTCAAGAAGATAATAATAGCAACCAAGAATAGAAATATACAATACCTAGCTTGCGAAATGGGTTATGATCAAGAAAAACCTTTAAGAAGCTTTATAAACAAGTTTGAATATAAAAAATTAGAATTTTACAAAGATTATGAAAACTTTGATCGAGGTTTTACTCTTTCATTCAAAAAATAA